Within bacterium, the genomic segment TAATTGTTGTTATCCTGATAATATTACAATACCATTTGAAGAAGAAGATTTTTGGAAAGGACTTCCTGAATCAAATGTGATGGCACAGGCAATGTCCCTTAGAAATCTTGCTGTCCAGGCGGTATCTTATCGCAGGCAATATGGGATGCAGACAGCAAACCTGGTAATAACTGCTATCTATGGGGAGGGAGATGCATTTGATGAGGAAAACGCTCAAGTAATTCCAGCAATGATTACTAAGTTTTGTCGTGCCGTAAGGAACAAAGAAAATACTGTAACTTTGTGGGGAACTGGAAATGCAACACGCGAATTTCTATATGTTGAAGATGCGGCAAAAGGTGTCATTGAGGCAAGTATGCAATATGATGGTGAAGAGGTTCTTAATATTGCTTCAGGAATAGAAATAACCATTCGTGAATTAGCCAATATAATAGCAGAAATTTGTGACTACCGTGGACAAATTATATGGAATACTTCAATGCCGGAAGGTATTCAAAGAAAATGCTTAAGTAACAAAAAAATAAAGTCACTTTTTAACTTTACTCCATCTATTTCATTAGAAGAAGGAATAACCCGCACAGTGCAATGGTATAAAAAGAACATAGAGGATGTATAAATATGTTTGGTGAATATTCTCCTCGTATTCTCAAACTATCCGAGTATGAAAATGCCATCTTTTTATGCAACGATGTATTTCGTTCCGCATATGGAAGACCTCGCGATATGGAAGATTCTTTTAGACATGTTCTTAATTATGATAACATCAATCGAATGGTAGGAATCTTTCATGGAAAACAATTAGTATCATTTATGACTTATCTCCCTTTAACTTACAACATTAGAGGGCGAAAATATATATTTATGGGTATAAGTTGTGTCTGCACCCACCCCAATTTTAGAAAACGAGGCTATGCAGGAAATTGCTTAGAATATTCGTTACAAATAGCCCGAGAAGAAGGTTGTGATGCCTCAATATTACTTCCTGGGGCTGGGGCAGAGGAGTTTTATAAAAAACGGGGCTATTGGATAACCGGAGCTAAACTTGAACTAAACTTAATATACTCAGATGAAGGTTCTACTATATCTTCCTGCGAGGTGATTCCAGTATCTTTACTTCCAAATATTCCTCCA encodes:
- a CDS encoding NAD-dependent epimerase/dehydratase family protein, which codes for MKKIVLFGSDTFLGKAIIKVAEGSNQKIIPIPTNNAKRIDMIALILGEIRPDIAINTVQARGGILYMKKYPGEIFYQNASFGIEFMEQLRLYNVPKVVNILSNCCYPDNITIPFEEEDFWKGLPESNVMAQAMSLRNLAVQAVSYRRQYGMQTANLVITAIYGEGDAFDEENAQVIPAMITKFCRAVRNKENTVTLWGTGNATREFLYVEDAAKGVIEASMQYDGEEVLNIASGIEITIRELANIIAEICDYRGQIIWNTSMPEGIQRKCLSNKKIKSLFNFTPSISLEEGITRTVQWYKKNIEDV
- a CDS encoding GNAT family N-acetyltransferase is translated as MFGEYSPRILKLSEYENAIFLCNDVFRSAYGRPRDMEDSFRHVLNYDNINRMVGIFHGKQLVSFMTYLPLTYNIRGRKYIFMGISCVCTHPNFRKRGYAGNCLEYSLQIAREEGCDASILLPGAGAEEFYKKRGYWITGAKLELNLIYSDEGSTISSCEVIPVSLLPNIPPGIDKDREIAESIRTKELIVSLSSISRFSKYELRSQGRLAYIVLWKTSEEIDMDQLNKIDVGEYGGDAQVLEQYFISMARKNKSVILSGPNNGFLKILVGKYPKSKLEIKSPYMMRILNPNAFVKNGYEEGKKKEQEFYNNFPLFIWGVETF